In Actinoplanes sp. NBC_00393, a single genomic region encodes these proteins:
- a CDS encoding aldo/keto reductase, translating into MQKRTLGQGLEVSALGFGAMGMSQSYGPGPDRDANIALLRAAVERGVTFIDTAEVYGPFVNEELVGEALCPVRDQVVIATKFGFDIAADGRQNGVNSRPEHIRQVADASLKRLGTGHIDLYYQHRVDPDVPIEDVAGAVKELIEAGKVKHFGMSEAAAGTVRRAHAVQPVTALQNEYSLWWRRPEAEIIPMCAELGIGLVPYSPLGKGFLTGAIDASTAFTDGDIRATIPRFDAAARQANQALVDLLSTVAARKNATVAQIALAWLLAQQPWIVPIPGTRRLSRLEENLGAADVELTAADLAEIEAAAAKIEVQGARYPEHLERMTNR; encoded by the coding sequence ATGCAGAAACGCACTCTCGGTCAGGGCCTCGAAGTCTCCGCGCTCGGCTTCGGCGCCATGGGAATGAGCCAGAGCTACGGTCCCGGGCCGGACCGGGACGCCAACATCGCGCTGTTGCGGGCGGCGGTCGAGCGCGGGGTCACCTTCATCGACACCGCCGAGGTGTACGGGCCGTTCGTCAACGAGGAACTCGTCGGCGAGGCGCTGTGTCCCGTCCGTGATCAGGTGGTGATCGCCACGAAGTTCGGCTTCGACATCGCCGCCGACGGCCGGCAGAACGGCGTGAACAGCCGGCCCGAGCACATCCGGCAGGTCGCCGACGCCTCCCTCAAGCGGCTGGGCACCGGCCACATCGACCTGTACTACCAGCACCGCGTCGACCCGGACGTGCCGATCGAGGACGTCGCCGGCGCGGTCAAGGAGCTGATCGAGGCCGGCAAGGTGAAGCACTTCGGCATGTCCGAGGCCGCTGCCGGCACCGTGCGCCGCGCCCACGCCGTCCAGCCGGTGACTGCGTTGCAGAACGAGTACTCGCTGTGGTGGCGGCGCCCGGAAGCCGAGATCATCCCGATGTGCGCGGAGCTCGGCATCGGCCTGGTGCCGTACAGCCCGCTCGGCAAGGGGTTCCTGACCGGCGCGATCGACGCGAGCACCGCCTTCACCGACGGCGACATCCGCGCCACCATCCCGCGGTTCGACGCTGCCGCCCGCCAGGCCAACCAGGCGCTGGTGGACCTGCTGTCCACCGTCGCCGCCCGCAAGAACGCCACGGTCGCCCAGATCGCGCTGGCCTGGCTGCTCGCCCAGCAGCCGTGGATCGTGCCGATCCCGGGCACCCGCCGGCTGTCCCGCCTCGAGGAGAACCTCGGCGCCGCCGACGTCGAGCTCACCGCGGCCGATCTCGCCGAGATCGAGGCGGCCGCCGCGAAGATCGAGGTGCAGGGCGCCCGTTACCCCGAGCACCTGGAGCGCATGACCAACCGCTGA
- a CDS encoding helix-turn-helix transcriptional regulator: MDHRSETRDFLTTRRARLTPQQAGLPVYGGNRRVAGLRREEVALLAGVSVDYYTRLERGNLAGVSEGVLEALVRALQLDDAERIHLFDLARTANAGPATRRRTAGQRRIRPAVQRILDSMVGAPAWVRNGRLDFLAANTLGRALYAPMLSSVARPANSARFTFLDPGSRDFYVDWDRTAGDIVAILRAQAGRYPYDQELTALIGELSTRSDEFRVRWAAHDVKFHRTGNKRLRHPVVGDLDLQYEAMELIADDGLTLLAYTAEPGSPTADALSLLASWTARQPEINRQG; the protein is encoded by the coding sequence ATGGACCACCGCAGCGAGACCCGTGACTTCCTCACCACCCGGCGGGCGCGGCTGACCCCGCAGCAGGCCGGGCTGCCGGTGTACGGCGGCAACCGGCGCGTCGCCGGGCTGCGCCGCGAGGAGGTCGCCCTGCTCGCCGGGGTCAGCGTCGACTACTACACCCGCCTGGAGCGCGGGAACCTGGCCGGGGTCAGCGAGGGGGTGCTGGAGGCGCTGGTCCGGGCGCTGCAGCTCGACGACGCGGAACGCATCCACCTGTTCGACCTGGCCCGCACCGCGAACGCCGGCCCGGCCACCCGGCGGCGCACCGCCGGGCAGCGGCGGATCCGGCCGGCGGTGCAGCGCATCCTGGACAGCATGGTCGGCGCGCCGGCCTGGGTACGCAACGGCCGGCTCGATTTCCTGGCCGCCAACACCCTGGGCCGGGCCCTGTACGCGCCGATGCTCAGCAGCGTGGCCCGGCCGGCGAACAGCGCCCGGTTCACGTTCCTCGATCCGGGGTCGCGGGACTTCTACGTCGACTGGGACCGGACCGCCGGTGACATCGTGGCGATCCTGCGGGCCCAGGCCGGGCGTTACCCGTACGACCAGGAGCTCACCGCCCTGATCGGCGAACTGTCCACCCGCAGCGACGAGTTCCGGGTGCGGTGGGCCGCGCACGACGTCAAGTTCCACCGCACCGGCAACAAGCGGCTGCGCCACCCGGTCGTCGGCGACCTGGACCTGCAGTACGAGGCGATGGAGCTGATCGCCGACGACGGTCTGACGCTGCTGGCGTACACCGCCGAGCCCGGCTCGCCCACCGCCGACGCCCTGAGTCTGCTGGCGAGCTGGACCGCCCGGCAGCCGGAAATCAACCGGCAGGGATGA
- a CDS encoding alpha/beta hydrolase — MKVGTWLRRRRYGYTGLAGATVMFCLSLTPSLLPRSYLFQGLISGLLAAIGYGLGVLGVWLVKQLSGRTAAVASRAAWRVLAAVSAAAIVIFLVLGARWQGQIHRLIGLDPPPAIGYALVLPIAVLSAAGWVGLVRLLRRAAHRLAALLGRWVPAAAARVLAGVAVVALLLGVLDGIVIRSAFQAADASFRTLNGVTSPDLAATADRLRSGGPGSLVSWESLGNQGRLFIGGGPDATELERFGGPDPKQPVRVYVGLDAAASSRERAELAVQELQRTGAFERAVLCVITTTGTGWVNEQAADPLEYLYHGDSALVATQYSYLPSPISFLVDADRARDAGRDLFDAVYGVWSRLPEDGRPKLLVFGESLGSFGAESAFSGPADIRNRTDGMLLIGPPNHNDLWNGFLDHRDEGTPEVRPVYEQGETVRFAADPAELSAAGYLWSEPRVVYLQYPSDPITWWSPRLMVSRPDWLAEPRGADVLPAVRWYPFVTFWQVSADMAVSNNVPAGHGHNFGAAPAAAWAQIAPPPGWTAERTAALTRLLGGD; from the coding sequence GTGAAGGTGGGGACCTGGTTGCGCCGTCGCCGGTACGGCTACACCGGCCTGGCCGGCGCCACGGTGATGTTCTGCCTGTCGTTGACGCCGTCCCTGCTGCCCCGCAGCTACCTGTTCCAGGGGCTGATCAGTGGACTGCTGGCCGCCATCGGGTACGGGCTGGGCGTCCTCGGCGTCTGGCTGGTGAAGCAGCTGTCCGGGCGTACCGCCGCTGTTGCCTCTCGTGCGGCCTGGCGCGTCCTGGCGGCGGTGAGCGCCGCCGCGATCGTGATCTTCCTGGTTCTCGGAGCCCGCTGGCAGGGCCAGATCCACCGGCTGATCGGCCTGGACCCGCCACCGGCGATCGGATATGCGCTGGTCCTGCCGATCGCGGTGCTCTCCGCGGCCGGCTGGGTCGGCCTGGTGCGGCTGCTGCGCCGCGCCGCGCACCGCCTCGCCGCGCTGCTCGGCCGATGGGTGCCGGCGGCGGCCGCCCGCGTGCTGGCGGGCGTGGCCGTGGTTGCGCTGCTGCTGGGCGTCCTCGACGGGATCGTGATCCGCTCGGCGTTCCAGGCCGCGGACGCCTCCTTCCGTACGCTCAACGGCGTGACCAGCCCCGACCTGGCCGCCACCGCCGACCGGCTGCGCTCCGGCGGCCCCGGATCGCTGGTCAGCTGGGAGTCGCTCGGCAATCAGGGCCGCCTCTTCATCGGCGGCGGCCCGGACGCCACCGAGCTGGAACGTTTCGGCGGCCCGGACCCGAAACAGCCGGTGCGGGTCTATGTCGGGCTGGACGCGGCCGCGTCGTCGCGGGAGCGCGCCGAACTGGCCGTCCAGGAGCTGCAGCGCACCGGCGCCTTCGAACGCGCGGTGCTCTGCGTGATCACCACGACCGGCACCGGCTGGGTCAACGAGCAGGCGGCCGACCCGCTCGAGTACCTGTACCACGGTGACAGCGCCCTGGTCGCCACGCAGTACTCGTACCTGCCGAGCCCGATCTCGTTCCTGGTCGACGCGGACCGGGCGCGCGACGCCGGGCGCGACCTGTTCGACGCGGTCTACGGGGTGTGGTCGCGGCTGCCCGAGGACGGGCGCCCGAAGCTGCTGGTGTTCGGCGAGAGCCTGGGGTCGTTCGGCGCGGAGTCCGCGTTCAGCGGGCCCGCCGACATCCGCAACCGCACCGACGGGATGCTGCTGATCGGCCCGCCGAACCACAACGACCTGTGGAACGGCTTCCTCGACCACCGGGACGAGGGCACGCCGGAGGTCCGGCCGGTCTACGAGCAGGGCGAGACCGTACGCTTCGCCGCCGACCCGGCCGAGCTGAGCGCCGCCGGCTACCTGTGGTCCGAGCCGCGCGTGGTGTACCTGCAGTACCCGTCCGACCCGATCACCTGGTGGTCGCCGCGGCTGATGGTCAGCCGGCCGGACTGGCTGGCCGAGCCGCGCGGCGCCGATGTGCTGCCGGCCGTGCGGTGGTACCCGTTCGTGACGTTCTGGCAGGTGTCGGCGGACATGGCGGTCTCCAACAACGTGCCGGCCGGGCACGGCCACAACTTCGGCGCCGCGCCGGCCGCCGCGTGGGCGCAGATCGCGCCGCCACCGGGCTGGACCGCCGAGCGCACCGCCGCGCTCACCCGGCTACTGGGTGGGGACTGA
- a CDS encoding ATP-binding protein encodes MNENLLAGDFDLSTLVDVRHQVEQRAQASGVADLALYRFVVAVNEILTNAVRHGGGSGTLRLWRDDGRLHCRISDRGAGLNPYRPVRRPPERDTSGRGLWLARQNVDRFSIDARPSGTTVTLSVPTQ; translated from the coding sequence GTGAACGAGAATCTGCTGGCCGGCGACTTCGACCTGAGCACCCTGGTCGACGTGCGCCATCAGGTCGAGCAGCGCGCCCAGGCCAGCGGCGTGGCCGACCTCGCCCTCTACCGGTTCGTCGTCGCCGTCAACGAGATCCTCACCAACGCGGTACGGCACGGCGGCGGCAGCGGCACCCTGCGGCTGTGGCGCGACGACGGCCGCCTGCACTGCCGGATCAGCGACCGCGGCGCCGGCCTGAACCCGTACCGGCCGGTGCGCCGCCCGCCCGAGCGGGACACCAGCGGCCGCGGCCTGTGGCTGGCCCGGCAGAACGTCGACCGGTTCAGCATCGACGCCCGCCCGTCCGGCACCACCGTCACCCTGTCAGTCCCCACCCAGTAG
- a CDS encoding PP2C family protein-serine/threonine phosphatase produces the protein MDAQQGYRQRLAELDAKIEQARPRPDMVCERAAGLLAGHIGCRIDEAHSHLRLLAAQQATPVSRVAADLIAALEPTRPTSSHRLREATDAALREAPPADRPPLTDPGTHGWTSAVQQVLDGVPGKHMLVVAVRDAAGDVVDYELAAVSPNVVDLSGRIGPHLIGRRISDIYPPVVGGPVWHAWADALADGRARTVGPFPYLHRDASHSSEHLLTVQVQPVGPGLLNSWIRQDEQTRLAERIAQTERLGNLGWGEWDLVTDATVWSEGLYRIYERDPADGPMPRAESEALGLPEDDPLRLEAAAAFGRGETVDVTTRVRVNEQIKYLRAVVDAIRDTEGRPVKIYGLVQDITAREASRRKLAEVERQLHQQQEVLAAEHRLAAQLQQIVLPIPQAPIDLPGLRAAVRYLPAEQASRVGGDWYHAAPAGDGGIILAVGDVAGHGVQAAATMAQLRHALATLAATTTSEPAVLLAYLNRIIYSSEPTGDTATAVVARYDPATHELTWAQAGHPAPLLARAGVTTELTRPHGPLLGAVPDPGYATATTALGEDDLLVLYTDGLVEHRSHSLAEGLVPVVAALNRATACPGEQSLPGMLADLHRANPDDDTCVLAARRLPAGGPS, from the coding sequence ATGGACGCCCAGCAGGGATACCGGCAGCGCCTCGCCGAATTGGACGCCAAGATCGAGCAGGCCCGGCCCCGGCCGGACATGGTCTGCGAGCGGGCCGCCGGGCTGCTGGCCGGGCACATCGGCTGCCGCATCGACGAGGCGCACAGCCATCTGCGGCTGCTCGCCGCCCAGCAGGCGACGCCGGTCTCCAGGGTCGCGGCCGACCTGATCGCCGCGCTGGAGCCGACCCGGCCGACCTCCTCGCACCGGTTGCGGGAGGCCACCGACGCGGCGCTGCGGGAGGCGCCGCCGGCGGACCGTCCACCGCTGACCGACCCGGGCACGCACGGCTGGACCTCCGCCGTGCAGCAGGTGCTCGACGGCGTCCCCGGCAAACACATGCTGGTCGTGGCGGTCCGCGACGCCGCCGGCGATGTCGTCGACTACGAGCTGGCGGCGGTCAGCCCGAACGTGGTCGACCTGTCCGGGCGGATCGGCCCGCACCTGATCGGGCGGCGGATCAGCGACATCTACCCGCCGGTGGTGGGCGGTCCGGTGTGGCACGCCTGGGCCGACGCTCTCGCCGACGGCCGGGCCCGCACCGTCGGCCCGTTCCCCTACCTGCACCGCGACGCCTCGCACTCCTCCGAGCACCTGCTGACCGTCCAGGTGCAGCCGGTCGGCCCGGGCCTGCTCAACAGCTGGATCCGCCAGGACGAGCAGACCCGGCTGGCCGAGCGCATCGCGCAGACCGAACGCCTCGGCAACCTGGGCTGGGGCGAATGGGACCTGGTCACCGACGCCACCGTCTGGTCCGAGGGGCTGTACCGCATCTACGAACGCGACCCGGCCGACGGGCCGATGCCGCGCGCCGAGTCCGAGGCGCTCGGCCTGCCCGAGGACGACCCGCTACGCCTGGAGGCCGCCGCCGCGTTCGGCCGGGGTGAGACCGTCGACGTGACCACCCGGGTCCGGGTCAACGAGCAGATCAAATACCTGCGGGCGGTGGTCGACGCGATCCGCGACACCGAGGGCCGCCCGGTGAAGATCTACGGCCTGGTGCAGGACATCACCGCCCGCGAGGCCAGCCGGCGCAAACTGGCCGAGGTCGAACGGCAGTTGCACCAGCAGCAGGAGGTCCTCGCCGCCGAACACCGCCTCGCCGCTCAGCTGCAACAGATCGTGCTGCCCATCCCGCAGGCGCCGATCGACCTGCCGGGCCTGCGCGCCGCGGTCCGCTACCTGCCGGCCGAGCAGGCCAGCCGGGTCGGCGGCGACTGGTATCACGCCGCGCCGGCCGGTGACGGCGGCATCATCCTCGCCGTCGGGGACGTCGCCGGGCACGGCGTGCAGGCCGCGGCCACGATGGCGCAGCTGCGGCACGCCCTGGCCACCCTGGCCGCCACCACCACCTCCGAGCCGGCCGTGCTGCTCGCCTACCTCAACCGGATCATCTACAGCTCCGAACCGACCGGTGACACCGCCACCGCCGTCGTCGCCCGCTACGACCCGGCCACCCACGAGCTGACCTGGGCGCAGGCCGGGCACCCGGCGCCGCTGCTGGCCCGGGCCGGCGTCACCACCGAGCTCACCCGGCCGCACGGGCCGCTGCTCGGCGCGGTCCCGGATCCGGGCTATGCGACCGCCACCACCGCGCTGGGCGAGGACGACCTGCTGGTCCTCTACACCGACGGTCTCGTCGAACACCGGTCGCACAGTCTCGCCGAGGGCCTCGTCCCGGTCGTGGCCGCGCTCAACCGCGCCACCGCGTGCCCCGGCGAGCAGTCCCTGCCGGGCATGCTCGCCGACCTGCACCGGGCCAACCCGGACGACGACACCTGCGTGCTCGCCGCCCGCCGGCTGCCGGCCGGAGGCCCGTCGTGA
- a CDS encoding STAS domain-containing protein, which yields MGTVAMDSDAGGVLTVALSGEIDFTNASPINLAVRDEINRCRPSAVRVDLAAVTFLDSSGIGVLVRAMRAAGDADAGFRVVNPTDKVFDQLRGACLLDVFGLAEPQPEPEATPEPEPDPPGRAG from the coding sequence GTGGGCACGGTTGCGATGGATTCCGACGCCGGCGGCGTCCTGACGGTGGCGCTGTCCGGCGAGATCGACTTCACCAACGCCTCGCCGATCAACCTCGCCGTGCGCGACGAGATCAACCGCTGCCGGCCGTCCGCCGTCCGGGTCGACCTGGCCGCGGTGACCTTTCTGGACTCCTCCGGCATCGGCGTGCTGGTCCGGGCCATGCGCGCCGCCGGTGACGCGGACGCCGGCTTCCGCGTGGTCAACCCCACCGACAAGGTCTTCGACCAGCTGCGCGGCGCCTGCCTGCTCGACGTGTTCGGCCTCGCCGAGCCGCAACCGGAGCCGGAGGCGACGCCGGAGCCCGAGCCGGACCCGCCGGGCCGGGCCGGCTGA
- a CDS encoding SigB/SigF/SigG family RNA polymerase sigma factor, protein MTVATEAATTTDRASELITALSELPAGHPARPALRDQTIEAWLPLARHLANRYSGRGEPYDDLHQVAVMGLIKAVDRFDAERGIEFAGFAIPTIIGELKRHFRDRTWAIRVPRRLQELRLAIASANSALSSTLGRSPTVADVAAHLGITEEEVLEGLEGARAYNSTSLSTPATADSPTTLADTLGGEDAGFEHAELRLALGPALASLDEREQKIISLRFYGNLTQSEIAQQIGISQMHVSRLLAKALTKLRTQIDVS, encoded by the coding sequence ATGACCGTCGCCACCGAAGCCGCCACGACGACCGACCGCGCCAGCGAGCTGATCACCGCCCTGTCGGAACTCCCCGCCGGCCACCCGGCCCGGCCCGCCCTGCGCGACCAGACGATCGAGGCCTGGCTACCCCTGGCCCGGCACCTGGCGAACCGCTACTCGGGCCGCGGCGAACCCTACGACGATCTGCACCAGGTCGCCGTGATGGGCCTGATCAAGGCGGTCGACCGGTTCGACGCCGAGCGCGGCATCGAGTTCGCCGGCTTCGCGATCCCGACCATCATCGGCGAGCTCAAGCGGCACTTCCGGGACCGCACCTGGGCGATCCGGGTGCCGCGCCGCCTGCAGGAGCTGCGGCTGGCGATCGCCTCGGCGAACAGTGCCCTGAGCAGCACCCTGGGCCGCTCCCCCACGGTCGCCGACGTCGCCGCGCACCTCGGGATCACCGAGGAGGAGGTCCTCGAAGGTCTGGAGGGCGCCCGGGCGTACAACTCGACCAGCCTGTCGACCCCGGCGACCGCGGACAGCCCGACGACGCTCGCCGACACCCTGGGCGGCGAGGACGCCGGCTTCGAGCACGCCGAGCTGCGGCTCGCGCTCGGGCCCGCGCTGGCCAGCCTGGACGAGCGCGAGCAGAAGATCATCAGCCTGCGGTTCTACGGCAATCTGACCCAGTCCGAGATCGCCCAGCAGATCGGCATCTCGCAGATGCACGTCTCCCGGCTGCTGGCCAAGGCGCTGACCAAGCTGCGGACCCAGATCGACGTATCCTGA
- a CDS encoding dynamin family protein, which yields MTLTGLDPVLAEAAGIAGRLDGGPAAGLAHELEELRRRAGEPQPRVVLVSAFSAGKTTLVQRWFGLPRLPVGRTATTAVPTRVAFGDPDRVVLRYRRAVELTPDRDAVAALTAWAGDPRAYRIAGFETSAGDPLRPGDVLDQQSGVVVRFEPRPDEHVRLSEVPADWLKARLTRPESSLALAEVACHAQHPRLNDVTIIDTPGYGAAAGHHERVTADVLRLRPEVVVVLLDARRLDEPRTHRMVADVGAQERTVVVGLTYWRSLLDGEAADRGVDPAVAREPAFHDTVLAAKHRELAGVLRAYPEVVALELGARCPPPLAGHPAALLDLAVSHALAEPRPSLAEPVADALGRLREQTHSAAIAAGRKRDRLRQAAEAVQDRRRALDAAAIAVQATVAQGAARLPAIVETEKAALQAAVGSARTRKGILGFLTDEYDQAWAAATERVRAAALAHQEGLRRHLGDVLPGLPDLWVPPAAEKDLRLRRITTMMDTGRYWTRRVSDTVLPTRLAEEPHRAARELVQVFIAGDINPVRRAVQVWLDLISGHAVAHQERLRAEQRELDAPIARAQAEAVDADRRADDLAGLHEHACRLAQE from the coding sequence GTGACGCTGACCGGCCTCGACCCGGTGCTCGCCGAGGCCGCCGGCATCGCGGGCCGCCTCGACGGCGGACCGGCCGCCGGTCTCGCGCACGAGTTGGAGGAGTTGCGGCGGCGGGCCGGCGAGCCGCAGCCCCGGGTGGTGCTGGTCTCGGCGTTCAGCGCCGGCAAGACCACCCTGGTCCAGCGCTGGTTCGGGTTGCCGCGGCTGCCGGTCGGCCGGACCGCCACCACCGCCGTGCCGACCCGGGTGGCCTTCGGCGACCCGGACCGGGTCGTGCTGCGCTATCGCCGGGCCGTCGAGCTCACACCGGATCGTGACGCTGTCGCCGCGCTCACCGCGTGGGCCGGGGACCCGCGGGCGTACCGGATCGCCGGCTTCGAGACGTCCGCCGGTGATCCGCTGCGCCCTGGTGACGTGCTCGACCAGCAATCCGGTGTGGTGGTCCGGTTCGAGCCGCGGCCGGACGAGCACGTCCGGCTCAGCGAGGTGCCCGCGGACTGGCTGAAGGCCCGGCTGACCCGGCCGGAGAGTTCGCTTGCGCTGGCCGAGGTGGCATGTCATGCGCAGCATCCGCGGCTGAACGACGTCACGATCATCGACACTCCCGGGTACGGCGCCGCCGCAGGGCACCACGAACGGGTCACCGCCGACGTGCTGCGGCTGCGCCCGGAGGTGGTCGTGGTGCTACTCGACGCCCGGCGGCTGGACGAGCCGCGGACCCATCGCATGGTCGCTGACGTGGGGGCGCAGGAGCGCACCGTCGTCGTCGGGCTCACCTACTGGCGGTCGTTGCTCGACGGCGAGGCCGCGGACCGCGGGGTTGATCCGGCGGTGGCGCGCGAGCCGGCCTTTCACGACACGGTGCTGGCCGCCAAGCATCGCGAGTTAGCGGGGGTGCTTCGGGCGTACCCCGAAGTGGTTGCGCTGGAGCTCGGCGCGCGCTGCCCGCCGCCGCTGGCCGGGCATCCGGCCGCGCTACTGGATCTGGCCGTTTCCCATGCCCTGGCCGAGCCGCGCCCGTCGCTGGCTGAGCCGGTGGCGGATGCGCTCGGCCGGCTCCGGGAGCAGACACACAGTGCCGCGATCGCTGCCGGGCGCAAGCGTGACCGGCTGCGGCAGGCGGCCGAGGCCGTGCAGGACCGCCGCCGGGCGCTCGACGCCGCCGCCATCGCGGTGCAGGCTACGGTGGCGCAGGGCGCCGCCCGCCTGCCAGCGATCGTGGAGACCGAGAAGGCGGCCCTGCAGGCCGCGGTCGGGTCAGCCCGCACCCGCAAGGGCATCCTGGGCTTTCTCACCGATGAGTACGACCAGGCCTGGGCCGCGGCGACCGAACGGGTACGCGCCGCCGCCCTCGCTCACCAGGAAGGACTTCGCCGGCACCTCGGCGACGTCCTGCCCGGCCTGCCGGACCTGTGGGTCCCGCCCGCCGCCGAGAAGGATCTGCGCCTGCGGCGGATCACCACCATGATGGACACCGGCCGCTACTGGACCCGCCGGGTCTCCGACACCGTGCTGCCCACCCGGCTGGCCGAGGAACCCCACCGGGCCGCCCGCGAGCTCGTCCAGGTCTTCATCGCCGGCGACATCAACCCGGTCCGCCGGGCCGTGCAGGTGTGGCTCGACCTGATCAGCGGGCACGCCGTCGCCCATCAGGAGCGGCTGCGCGCCGAGCAGCGGGAACTGGACGCCCCGATCGCCCGGGCCCAGGCGGAGGCGGTGGACGCCGACCGGCGTGCCGACGATCTGGCCGGTCTGCACGAGCATGCGTGCCGCCTTGCTCAGGAGTGA
- a CDS encoding dynamin family protein: MWSWEDLRVRPEVGQLDTATRRVIGLAEAAGLDFGRRPLLRDAGFVDRLRSRIGAPATLTVIGQVGAGKSSFVNSLVGRRLLPASGSPTDGVISVLLYAPSYDDERAERVDRDGTVVAFDSVEDGLRFVDRAHTRETLQDRCREVRFYLHDPLLRSLRVVNTPGLGDRREQFERVTLDYLREDESDLIAWIFFPDAAANHDEIRTFAGALERRRDAVLGVVSRCLDGYEDEPDYDPRQDPDLADVAAQLRAELGDYLSDLVLYDSRVAQNLIGRLRAQPELISDDTFAGELDRCGYRQVERAVEEAALRPGAQVGSLLKRCAETTRSLSGAVDDAEQVFTDRTARFGAMTEAWLVLNRDVLEPARAELRTALSPVADSYAGELADTIGQVTEDVLVDGFTLGKVLGNKTFGRLTGKGPLAEQLTELIEERVQATLAARNFDHRLQSDFQRALEAQLLDLQLRLNRQVEAGPQRQQNRAYDVGRPAAGADAVLDKVLAPALGRALTGLITGLAKKVAKAGGKAMAKPAAEAVKTASGAAATGAAVKATADQAAKTGLRGLVSGPGATVLAVVNLAIVPLDIKKIIAEFNDGKTALMGSARTKVSAERSNYARQIEAQFAEAVDEVWAGLRQSVGEALGPDDRAAAEVSARLAEVQELRADLAALRTTFERAGQ; this comes from the coding sequence ATGTGGAGCTGGGAAGATCTGCGCGTACGCCCGGAGGTCGGGCAGCTCGACACCGCGACCCGGCGGGTGATCGGGCTGGCCGAGGCGGCCGGGCTGGATTTCGGCCGGCGGCCGCTGCTGCGTGACGCCGGGTTCGTGGACCGGCTGCGGTCGCGGATCGGCGCGCCGGCCACGCTCACGGTGATCGGCCAGGTCGGGGCCGGCAAGTCGTCGTTCGTGAACTCGCTGGTCGGCCGCCGGCTGCTGCCGGCCTCCGGCAGCCCCACCGACGGTGTCATCTCGGTGCTGCTCTACGCGCCCTCGTACGACGACGAGCGGGCCGAGCGTGTCGACCGCGACGGTACGGTCGTCGCGTTCGACAGCGTCGAGGACGGGCTGCGGTTCGTGGACCGGGCGCACACCCGCGAGACTCTGCAGGACCGCTGCCGGGAGGTGCGCTTCTACCTGCACGATCCGCTGCTGCGCAGCCTGCGGGTGGTGAACACCCCGGGCCTCGGGGACCGGCGTGAGCAATTCGAGCGGGTCACCCTCGACTACCTGCGCGAGGACGAGTCCGACCTGATCGCCTGGATCTTCTTCCCGGACGCGGCCGCCAACCACGACGAGATCCGTACGTTCGCCGGCGCCCTGGAACGCCGCCGCGACGCCGTGCTCGGCGTGGTCAGCCGCTGCCTGGACGGCTACGAGGACGAACCGGACTACGACCCGCGGCAGGATCCGGACCTCGCCGACGTGGCCGCCCAGCTGCGCGCCGAACTCGGCGACTACCTCAGCGACCTGGTGCTCTACGACTCCCGGGTCGCCCAGAACCTGATCGGCCGGCTGCGCGCGCAACCCGAGCTGATCAGCGACGACACGTTCGCCGGCGAACTGGACCGCTGCGGCTACCGGCAGGTCGAGCGGGCGGTCGAGGAGGCCGCGCTGCGCCCCGGCGCCCAGGTCGGCTCGCTGCTGAAACGCTGCGCCGAGACCACCCGGTCCCTGTCCGGGGCCGTCGACGACGCCGAGCAGGTGTTCACCGATCGCACCGCCCGGTTCGGCGCGATGACCGAAGCCTGGCTGGTGCTCAACCGCGACGTGCTGGAACCGGCCCGCGCCGAGCTGCGTACCGCGCTCAGCCCGGTCGCCGACAGCTACGCCGGTGAACTGGCCGACACCATCGGGCAGGTCACCGAGGACGTACTCGTCGACGGCTTCACGCTCGGCAAGGTGCTCGGCAACAAGACGTTCGGGCGGCTCACCGGCAAGGGGCCGCTCGCCGAGCAGCTGACCGAGCTCATCGAGGAGCGGGTGCAGGCCACGCTCGCCGCCCGCAACTTCGACCACCGTCTCCAGTCGGACTTCCAGCGCGCCCTCGAAGCCCAGCTGCTCGACCTGCAGCTGCGCCTGAACCGCCAGGTCGAAGCCGGCCCGCAGCGGCAGCAGAACCGTGCGTACGACGTCGGGCGTCCCGCGGCCGGCGCCGACGCGGTCCTGGACAAGGTCCTCGCGCCGGCCCTGGGACGAGCCCTCACCGGCCTGATCACCGGGCTCGCCAAGAAGGTCGCCAAGGCCGGCGGCAAGGCGATGGCGAAACCGGCGGCCGAGGCGGTGAAGACGGCCTCCGGCGCAGCGGCCACCGGCGCAGCGGTGAAGGCGACCGCGGACCAGGCGGCGAAGACCGGGCTCAGGGGCCTGGTCAGCGGCCCCGGGGCGACGGTCTTGGCCGTCGTCAACCTGGCAATCGTGCCGTTGGACATCAAGAAGATCATCGCGGAGTTCAACGACGGCAAGACCGCGCTGATGGGTTCGGCACGGACGAAGGTCTCCGCCGAGCGCAGCAACTACGCGCGGCAGATCGAGGCCCAGTTCGCCGAGGCGGTCGACGAGGTGTGGGCCGGGCTGCGGCAGTCCGTCGGGGAGGCCCTCGGCCCCGACGACCGGGCCGCTGCCGAAGTGAGCGCGCGACTGGCCGAGGTGCAGGAACTGCGCGCCGACCTGGCCGCCCTGCGGACCACGTTCGAGCGGGCCGGGCAGTGA